In the genome of Macellibacteroides fermentans, one region contains:
- a CDS encoding acetylxylan esterase: MKKLLIPFLVLFLLMPFGIALAQPAQKLISVVISPDHSNWEYKIKQEAKFSVQVFKSQVLLDNVTVDYELGPEAFPSVKKQNVVLKDGKTELKASLKEPGFLRCRVVAKVDGKEYEGLATVAYEAEKIRPTTPDPKDFDLFWSNSIDEARKTPLDPTMVLVPEKCTSSLNVYHVSFQNDMRGSRVYGMLSVPVKPGKYPAVLLVPGAGIRPYGGSNMGEDIISLEIGIHGIPVNLPQELYNSLASGALRNYNGINKNDRDNHYYKRVYLGCVRAVDFIYSLPEFDGATVGVTGGSQGGALSIITAGLDSRIKFLAAFYPALSDFAGYLNNRAGGWPHYYKNTKPQPNEVETLSYFDVVNFASRVKALGWYSWGYNDVVCPPTSMHAAYNVIKAPKDLHLYLETGHWTFPEQNSARISWIRNQCKK; encoded by the coding sequence ATGAAAAAGCTTTTAATTCCATTTCTCGTGTTGTTTTTATTGATGCCTTTCGGCATTGCACTGGCTCAGCCTGCACAGAAACTGATTAGTGTGGTTATATCTCCCGATCATTCCAACTGGGAATATAAAATTAAACAGGAGGCGAAATTTTCCGTGCAGGTTTTTAAAAGTCAGGTTCTTTTGGATAATGTGACGGTCGACTATGAACTGGGCCCGGAGGCATTTCCCTCTGTTAAGAAACAGAATGTGGTTCTGAAAGACGGTAAGACTGAACTGAAAGCCTCCTTGAAGGAGCCGGGCTTTCTTCGTTGCCGTGTGGTTGCAAAAGTAGATGGTAAAGAATACGAAGGATTGGCAACTGTAGCCTATGAAGCAGAAAAGATCCGCCCTACCACCCCCGATCCGAAAGACTTCGATCTTTTCTGGAGCAACTCGATTGATGAAGCACGTAAAACGCCGCTTGATCCTACCATGGTGTTGGTCCCCGAAAAGTGTACCTCTTCGCTTAATGTGTATCATGTAAGTTTTCAGAATGACATGAGAGGTTCACGTGTATACGGTATGCTTTCCGTTCCGGTGAAGCCCGGTAAATATCCGGCTGTTTTATTGGTACCGGGTGCAGGCATTCGTCCCTATGGAGGTTCCAATATGGGTGAAGATATAATCTCTCTTGAAATAGGTATCCACGGAATCCCGGTTAATTTACCTCAGGAGCTCTACAACAGTCTTGCTTCAGGTGCCTTGCGCAATTATAACGGGATTAACAAGAACGACCGCGACAATCACTATTACAAACGGGTGTATCTTGGATGCGTAAGAGCTGTAGACTTCATTTATTCGTTGCCTGAGTTTGATGGAGCAACGGTAGGAGTAACAGGTGGTAGTCAGGGAGGAGCCTTGTCCATCATTACAGCCGGACTGGATTCCCGAATCAAATTCCTGGCTGCATTCTATCCGGCACTAAGCGATTTTGCAGGATACCTGAACAACCGGGCAGGTGGTTGGCCACATTATTATAAGAATACCAAACCTCAGCCAAACGAAGTAGAAACACTTTCTTATTTTGATGTTGTGAATTTTGCCAGTAGAGTAAAAGCACTTGGATGGTACAGCTGGGGTTATAACGATGTGGTTTGCCCTCCCACATCTATGCATGCAGCTTATAATGTTATCAAAGCCCCCAAAGATCTTCATCTGTACCTTGAAACAGGCCATTGGACTTTCCCCGAACAGAATTCAGCCCGCATATCCTGGATCAGAAATCAGTGTAAAAAATAA